Proteins encoded together in one Oncorhynchus nerka isolate Pitt River linkage group LG19, Oner_Uvic_2.0, whole genome shotgun sequence window:
- the LOC115101263 gene encoding eosinophil peroxidase-like: MKPFPPLLALGWCLMFSQPALSTEESLGGPFIHSSVEEAKRLVDEAYKYSREKSLERVRGQSTRPSDVIRLLKQPARDTRSAVRSADYLENTLRLIHEKVHSTHRLHKRSLNATDLLTAEELDTIVRVTGCAARVSKPSCNSTPNMNKYRTATSVCNNLKFPRLGASNTPFTRFLPAQYDDGVSRPKGWDRNTSFNNFVLPLVREVSNRILATNDSGVVNDGEFTHFVTLFGQWNDHDLTFTPFSPSIRSFSNGLDCNEKCERSEPCFPIQIPPRDPRLPTGPDSCIPVFRSAPACGTGESAFNFGGVASKREQINSLTAFLDLGQVYGSEEGLARDLRDLTNNGGLLRVNKNFTDKGREFLPFTKLKGNMCSTRSRVTNDTNAREVPCFIAGDGRVDENIALTSIHTMFMREHNRLARALSRLNPQWDAETLYQEARKIMGAYTQLFVFRDYLPHIVGPDAMARQLGRYPGYNENIDPRIANVFATAAYRFAHLAIQPILSRLDSNYMENAMFPNVPLFKAFFTPWRLVFEGGIDPLIRGLVGRPAKLNTQDHMLVDAVRERLFQFVEHLALDLGSLNMQRGRDHGLPGYNAWRTFCGLSTPRNEAELGAVLNNTDLARRLLQLYGTPANIDVWMGGVAEPFVRRGRVGPLFACLIATQFQRIRQGDRLWYENPGVFTSAQRASLSRASLGRIICDNTGILTVPRDPFRIPDNGNNRLIKCSTIQQLNLQSWRERPTEAKQQNQDHNQQEDQNQEQQQQDQDNEIP, from the exons ATGAAGCCATTTCCTCCCCTCCTGGCATTGGGATGGTGCCTGATGTTCAGCCAGCCAGCCCTGTCTACAGAGGAAAGTTTGGGTGGCCCTTTCATTCACAGTTCAGTGGAGGAGGCAAAGAGACTTGTAGATGAAGCATACAAGTACTCCCGAGAAAA GAGTCTGGAGAGAGTGCGTGGGCAGTCCACCAGGCCCTCTGATGTCATACGTCTCCTGAAGCAGCCTGCCAGGGACACACGCTCTGCTGTACGGTCTGCAGACTACCTGGAGAACACCCTGAGACTGATCCATGAGAAAGTCCACAGCACGCACAGGCTGCATAAACGCTCGCTCAACGCAACAG ACCTGCTTACAGCAGAGGAGCTAGACACCATTGTCCGGGTAACTGGCTGTGCAGCTCGTGTCAGCAAACCCTCCTGCAACAGCACACCCAACATGAACAAGTACCGCACAGCCACCAGCGTCTGCAACAACCT GAAGTTCCCTCGTCTTGGAGCCTCAAACACCCCCTTCACTCGTTTCCTGCCTGCTCAGTATGACGATGGGGTCTCTCGACCCAAAGGCTGGGACCGAAACACGAGCTTCAACAACTTTGTGCTCCCTCTG GTAAGGGAGGTCTCTAACCGTATCCTGGCAACCAATGACTCTGGTGTAGTGAACGATGGCGAGTTCACACACTTTGTCACCCTCTTTGGCCAGTGGAACGACCATGACCTGACATTCACGCCCTTCTCTCCCAGCATCCGCTCCTTCAGCAACGGCCTGGACTGTAACGAGAAATGTGAGCGCTCCGAGCCCTGCTTCCCTATCCAG ATTCCTCCCAGAGACCCACGCTTGCCCACTGGCCCAGACAGCTGCATCCCAGTCTTCCGATCAGCGCCCGCATGCGGCACAGGAGAGTCTGCTTTCAATTTCGGTGGCGTGGCCTCGAAGAGGGAGCAGATCAATTCACTGACGGCCTTCCTTGACTTGGGGCAAGTGTACGGCTCTGAGGAGGGGTTGGCACGTGACCTCCGTGACCTCACCAACAATGGGGGCCTGCTGCGTGTCAACAAAAACTTCACAGACAAAGGGCGCGAGTTTCTACCCTTCACTAAGTTGAAGGGGAACATGTGTTCCACCCGCAGCAGAGTCACCAATGACACCAATGCCAGAGAGGTGCCCTGCTTCATTGCAG GTGATGGCCGTGTGGATGAGAACATAGCATTAACATCCATTCACACAATGTTCATGCGTGAGCACAACCGTCTGGCCCGTGCCTTGAGTCGTCTCAATCCACAATGGGATGCTGAGACACTCTATCAGGAGGCTCGCAAGATCATGGGCGCCTACACCCAG TTGTTTGTCTTCCGGGACTACCTGCCGCACATCGTGGGCCCAGACGCCATGGCCCGGCAGCTGGGCCGTTACCCTGGATACAACGAGAATATTGATCCCCGCATTGCCAACGTGTTTGCTACAGCAGCCTACCGCTTTGCCCACCTGGCCATCCAGCCCATTCTGTCCCGCCTGGACAGCAACTACATGGAGAATGCCATGTTCCCCAATGTGCCTCTGTTCAAGGCCTTCTTCACCCCCTGGAGGCTAGTTTTTGAGG GTGGTATCGACCCTCTGATCCGTGGTCTGGTGGGTCGCCCAGCAAAGCTGAACACCCAAGATCACATGTTGGTGGACGCTGTGAGGGAGAGACTCTTCCAGTTTGTAGAACACCTGGCTCTGGACCTGGGCTCCCTCAACATGCAGCGTGGACGCGACCATGGCCTGCCTG GCTACAATGCTTGGCGTACATTCTGTGGGCTCTCAACGCCTAGGAACGAGGCCGAGCTGGGTGCAGTTCTGAACAACACAGACCTGGCCCGCAGACTGCTGCAGCTCTACGGCACCCCAGCTAACATTGACGTGTGGATGGGGGGCGTGGCTGAACCATTTGTACGCAGGGGCCGCGTAGGGCCTCTCTTTGCCTGCCTCATCGCCACCCAGTTCCAGAGGATCCGCCAGGGAGACag GCTGTGGTATGAAAACCCAGGCGTCTTCACTTCGGCACAGAGGGCTAGCCTGAGTCGTGCCTCTCTGGGTCGGATCATCTGTGACAACACTGGCATTTTGACCGTGCCGCGTGACCCCTTCAGAATCCCTGATAATGGGAACAACAGACTCATCAAGTGCAGCACTATCCAGCAATTAAACCTCCAATCCTGGAGGGAGAGACCTACAGAGGCCAAACAGCAGAACCAGGACCATAACCAACAGGAGGATCAGAACCAGGAGCAACAACAACAGGACCAGGACAATGAG ATCCCCTGA